In Rhipicephalus microplus isolate Deutch F79 chromosome 9, USDA_Rmic, whole genome shotgun sequence, one genomic interval encodes:
- the LOC142771538 gene encoding uncharacterized protein LOC142771538 isoform X1 — MRSLRNPILLFVQLVAWFGTLPPRANPARANYSSPVLLAAPIWMNTPLRHLPLSDGGILSIVTWSTTLRATAATQEHIKTTEFSCSFSGHGGAATMRSLRNPILLFVQLVAWFGTLPPRANPARANYSSPVLLAAPIWMNTPLRHLPLSDGGILSIVTWSTTLRATAATQEHIKTTEFSCSFSGHGGAATMRSLRNPILLFVQLVAWFGTLPPRANPARANYSSPVLLAAPIWMNTPLRHLPLSDGGILSIVTWSTTLRATAATQEHIKTTEFSCSFSGHGGAATMRSLRNPILLFVQLVAWFGTLPPRANPARANYSSPVLLAAPIWMNTPLRHLPLSDGGILSIVTWSTTLRATAATQEHIKTTEFSCSFSGHGGAATMRSLRNPILLFVQSLQTSTLPSDWKTGKVVPVHKSAI, encoded by the exons ATGCGGTCGCTCAGAAATccgattttgctttttgtgcagttAGTCGCCTGGTTTGGAACATTACCACCGCGTGCGAATCCAGCGCGTGCCAACTACTCTTCACCGGTGTTGCTGGCGGCCCCGATCTGGATGAACACGCCCCTGCGTCATCTGCCACTATCTGACGGTGGCATCCTTTCCATCGTCACCTGGTCCACAACACTGCGGGCGACTGCAGCGACGCAAGAGCATATAAAGACCACGGAATTCTCCtgttccttcagtgggcacggtggagcggcaacgatgcggtcgctcagaaatccgattttgctttttgtgcagttAGTCGCCTGGTTTGGAACATTACCACCGCGTGCGAATCCAGCGCGTGCCAACTACTCTTCACCGGTGTTGCTGGCGGCCCCGATCTGGATGAACACGCCCCTGCGTCATCTGCCACTATCTGACGGTGGCATCCTTTCCATCGTCACCTGGTCCACAACACTGCGGGCGACTGCAGCGACGCAAGAGCATATAAAGACCACGGAATTCTCCtgttccttcagtgggcacggtggagcggcaacgatgcggtcgctcagaaatccgattttgctttttgtgcagttAGTCGCCTGGTTTGGAACATTACCACCGCGTGCGAATCCAGCGCGTGCCAACTACTCTTCACCGGTGTTGCTGGCGGCCCCGATCTGGATGAACACGCCCCTGCGTCATCTGCCACTATCTGACGGTGGCATCCTTTCCATCGTCACCTGGTCCACAACACTGCGGGCGACTGCAGCGACGCAAGAGCATATAAAGACCACGGAATTCTCCtgttccttcagtgggcacggtggagcggcaacgatgcggtcgctcagaaatccgattttgctttttgtgcagttAGTCGCCTGGTTTGGAACATTACCACCGCGTGCGAATCCAGCGCGTGCCAACTACTCTTCACCGGTGTTGCTGGCGGCCCCGATCTGGATGAACACGCCCCTGCGTCATCTGCCACTATCTGACGGTGGCATCCTTTCCATCGTCACCTGGTCCACAACACTGCGGGCGACTGCAGCGACGCAAGAGCATATAAAGACCACGGAATTCTCCtgttccttcagtgggcacggtggagcggcaacgatgcggtcgctcagaaatccgattttgctttttgtgcag TCATTACAGACGTCCACACTGCCATCTGACTGGAAGACTGGGAAGGTGGTCCCTGTGCATAAATCTG CCATTTGA
- the LOC142771538 gene encoding uncharacterized protein LOC142771538 isoform X2, which yields MRSLRNPILLFVQLVAWFGTLPPRANPARANYSSPVLLAAPIWMNTPLRHLPLSDGGILSIVTWSTTLRATAATQEHIKTTEFSCSFSGHGGAATMRSLRNPILLFVQLVAWFGTLPPRANPARANYSSPVLLAAPIWMNTPLRHLPLSDGGILSIVTWSTTLRATAATQEHIKTTEFSCSFSGHGGAATMRSLRNPILLFVQLVAWFGTLPPRANPARANYSSPVLLAAPIWMNTPLRHLPLSDGGILSIVTWSTTLRATAATQEHIKTTEFSCSFSGHGGAATMRSLRNPILLFVQLVAWFGTLPPRANPARANYSSPVLLAAPIWMNTPLRHLPLSDGGILSIVTWSTTLRATAATQEHIKTTEFSCSFSGHGGAATMRSLRNPILLFVQPFEGRPVSSTSLHITKDGSSL from the exons ATGCGGTCGCTCAGAAATccgattttgctttttgtgcagttAGTCGCCTGGTTTGGAACATTACCACCGCGTGCGAATCCAGCGCGTGCCAACTACTCTTCACCGGTGTTGCTGGCGGCCCCGATCTGGATGAACACGCCCCTGCGTCATCTGCCACTATCTGACGGTGGCATCCTTTCCATCGTCACCTGGTCCACAACACTGCGGGCGACTGCAGCGACGCAAGAGCATATAAAGACCACGGAATTCTCCtgttccttcagtgggcacggtggagcggcaacgatgcggtcgctcagaaatccgattttgctttttgtgcagttAGTCGCCTGGTTTGGAACATTACCACCGCGTGCGAATCCAGCGCGTGCCAACTACTCTTCACCGGTGTTGCTGGCGGCCCCGATCTGGATGAACACGCCCCTGCGTCATCTGCCACTATCTGACGGTGGCATCCTTTCCATCGTCACCTGGTCCACAACACTGCGGGCGACTGCAGCGACGCAAGAGCATATAAAGACCACGGAATTCTCCtgttccttcagtgggcacggtggagcggcaacgatgcggtcgctcagaaatccgattttgctttttgtgcagttAGTCGCCTGGTTTGGAACATTACCACCGCGTGCGAATCCAGCGCGTGCCAACTACTCTTCACCGGTGTTGCTGGCGGCCCCGATCTGGATGAACACGCCCCTGCGTCATCTGCCACTATCTGACGGTGGCATCCTTTCCATCGTCACCTGGTCCACAACACTGCGGGCGACTGCAGCGACGCAAGAGCATATAAAGACCACGGAATTCTCCtgttccttcagtgggcacggtggagcggcaacgatgcggtcgctcagaaatccgattttgctttttgtgcagttAGTCGCCTGGTTTGGAACATTACCACCGCGTGCGAATCCAGCGCGTGCCAACTACTCTTCACCGGTGTTGCTGGCGGCCCCGATCTGGATGAACACGCCCCTGCGTCATCTGCCACTATCTGACGGTGGCATCCTTTCCATCGTCACCTGGTCCACAACACTGCGGGCGACTGCAGCGACGCAAGAGCATATAAAGACCACGGAATTCTCCtgttccttcagtgggcacggtggagcggcaacgatgcggtcgctcagaaatccgattttgctttttgtgcag CCATTTGAAGGACGCCCTGTTTCATCCACCTCGCTTCATATCACCAAGGATGGATCATCGCTTTAA